GTTCTCGCTCTTGAACAACGGATACAAGCTGAATTGGAGATGAATCCGCTCTTAGAAGAAGTCGATGAGCTTACCCAGCAGCAAGAAGAAGATAAAGTTCAGGATGCTCAAGAAGTGGCAGCCGAAATCCAAAAAGCTGAGCCGTCGAACAATGAAGATGGATATACATTTGAAGATTTTATGAATGATAATCTTGACGGGTATAAAGCCACCGTATCCCGCAATTACGATGAAGACCGTGAAGATTTTCCTCAACCCGCCGAAATAACTCTCGCACAAAAACTGCACGATCAAATTCTTCTTCTCGATATAAACGATGAAGAGAAACTTTTAGGAGATGAGATTGTCGGTAATATCGATGAGGATGGATATCTCAGGCGCGAATTATCATTGATCGTCCAGGATCTCAATCTCTCGCACGGATTGATGATAACTACCGAAAGAGCCGAAGATATTTTAAAATTGATTCAGCGTATGGAACCGCCTGGTATTGCCGCAAGAAACCTGCGCGAATGTTTGATGGTTCAACTTGAGGTCGGCGAATTAAGTCCAGATTTGGCAGATAAGGCAATGATAATCCTCCGTGATTACTTCGAGGATTTCACGATGAAACATTTCGCAGAACTCTCTAAGAATCTGAATATCACGATTGAACAACTTAAACCCGTGATAGAACTGATTCAAAAGCTGAATCCTAAACCGGGAGAAGGAAGAATAACTCAACAGCAAAATTACGTAATTCCCGATTTCACGGTTGAACGCGACGACGGTGATTTTATCATTTCTTTGAACGATAGAAATATTCCTCCCATCCGCATAAACAAGGGATATAAAGAGTTGATGTCGAAGAAGAATAAAAAAGGTCAGGAAGACGGCGTAAAGGATTTCATCCGAAAACGTTTTGAGGCCGCAAAATGGTTCATTGCATCAATCAATCAAAGGCGTGATACGATGCTCAGGGTGATGCGTACGATTGTAGAAAAGCAAAAGGTATTTTTTGAAACTGGCGAAAATCTCCGTCCTATGATTTACAAAGATATCGCAGAAGTCATCAGTATGGATATCTCGACAATCAGCCGCGTGGTGAACGGTAAATATGTGCAAACTGAATACGGTGTTTACGAGTTGAGGCATTTCTTCAGTGATAAACTCACCACACAATCGG
The genomic region above belongs to Ignavibacteriales bacterium and contains:
- the rpoN gene encoding RNA polymerase factor sigma-54, whose translation is MLHLSQRQTLQMKLTPQQVQYLQLLQLPVLALEQRIQAELEMNPLLEEVDELTQQQEEDKVQDAQEVAAEIQKAEPSNNEDGYTFEDFMNDNLDGYKATVSRNYDEDREDFPQPAEITLAQKLHDQILLLDINDEEKLLGDEIVGNIDEDGYLRRELSLIVQDLNLSHGLMITTERAEDILKLIQRMEPPGIAARNLRECLMVQLEVGELSPDLADKAMIILRDYFEDFTMKHFAELSKNLNITIEQLKPVIELIQKLNPKPGEGRITQQQNYVIPDFTVERDDGDFIISLNDRNIPPIRINKGYKELMSKKNKKGQEDGVKDFIRKRFEAAKWFIASINQRRDTMLRVMRTIVEKQKVFFETGENLRPMIYKDIAEVISMDISTISRVVNGKYVQTEYGVYELRHFFSDKLTTQSGEEVSNKEVKNKMKIIIDAEDNNNPLSDDKIAEMLNGQGLNIARRTVAKYREAMKIPVARLRRKI